The following coding sequences are from one Bacillus sp. (in: firmicutes) window:
- a CDS encoding AtpZ/AtpI family protein, with protein sequence MALMSAISAQLVGSILIGLFFGKWLDGKLGTLPLFLLVGLFLGLATGIYSMLRLIKTFTGDKDNK encoded by the coding sequence ATGGCACTCATGTCTGCCATTTCCGCGCAACTAGTCGGTTCGATTTTAATAGGTTTATTCTTTGGGAAATGGTTGGATGGGAAATTAGGAACGTTGCCATTATTTTTACTTGTTGGCCTGTTTCTTGGACTAGCTACTGGCATCTATAGCATGTTGCGTCTTATTAAAACCTTTACAGGTGACAAGGATAATAAATAA
- the atpB gene encoding F0F1 ATP synthase subunit A: MEHGAPIVTFLGLQFNLSNVLMITVASVIVFLLATAGAKAVQLRPTGMQNFMEWVLDFVKGIIGNTMDWKTGGRFLTLGVTIIMYIFVSNMLGLPFAVSIDGVLWWKSPTADPTITLTLAVMIVGLSHYYGIKLTGAKHYGGTFFSPMKFLFPLKIIEEFANTLTLGLRLYGNIYAGEILLGLLAGLMSSGIGGALGGILPMLAWQGFSIFVGTIQAFIFTMLTMVYLSHKVSTDH; this comes from the coding sequence TTGGAACATGGTGCTCCAATAGTAACATTTTTAGGACTTCAATTTAATTTATCTAACGTCCTTATGATCACTGTTGCCTCTGTAATTGTATTCCTACTCGCAACTGCTGGTGCGAAAGCCGTACAACTCCGCCCGACTGGGATGCAAAATTTTATGGAGTGGGTTTTGGACTTCGTCAAAGGCATCATCGGGAATACAATGGACTGGAAAACAGGTGGTCGTTTCCTAACATTAGGTGTAACAATCATTATGTATATCTTTGTATCAAATATGTTAGGTCTCCCATTCGCAGTCTCGATTGATGGCGTTCTGTGGTGGAAATCACCGACAGCTGACCCAACAATCACATTAACTTTAGCTGTAATGATTGTAGGTCTATCACATTATTACGGGATTAAGTTAACAGGGGCAAAACATTATGGAGGAACATTCTTCTCTCCAATGAAGTTTTTATTCCCACTAAAAATTATTGAAGAGTTTGCAAACACTCTAACTCTTGGTCTGCGTCTTTATGGTAACATCTACGCAGGTGAAATTTTACTAGGTTTACTAGCAGGATTAATGTCAAGCGGTATCGGAGGCGCACTAGGCGGTATTTTACCGATGCTAGCATGGCAAGGATTTAGTATTTTCGTTGGTACAATCCAAGCATTTATTTTTACAATGTTAACAATGGTTTATTTGTCTCACAAAGTGAGCACGGACCATTAA
- the atpE gene encoding F0F1 ATP synthase subunit C: MNLIAAAIAVGLAALGAGIGNGLIVGRTVEGIARQPELQGRLQTTMFIGVALVEALPIIGVVIAFIVMGS; this comes from the coding sequence ATGAATTTAATAGCAGCTGCAATTGCGGTAGGTTTAGCGGCACTAGGTGCTGGTATTGGTAACGGTCTTATCGTTGGCCGTACTGTTGAAGGGATTGCTCGTCAACCAGAACTTCAAGGTAGACTTCAAACTACAATGTTCATCGGGGTTGCGTTAGTTGAAGCATTACCGATTATCGGGGTAGTTATCGCGTTTATCGTAATGGGTTCTTAA
- a CDS encoding ATP synthase subunit I encodes MKEYKQIFIRELKIIINLLAIFVIGWGFTPYPHIFLGLILGTVISTYNLWSMHSKVNRLGQTIVDNANKKEDEKKKRMRSLGALNRLAAASLAVVIAMRYPDTFNVIAVIIGLMTNHFVIMIDFLFQSIRKN; translated from the coding sequence ATTAAAGAATACAAACAAATCTTCATTAGAGAACTAAAGATTATTATTAATCTACTAGCAATTTTTGTAATCGGTTGGGGCTTCACACCATATCCACATATTTTTTTAGGGCTAATACTAGGAACAGTTATCAGTACATACAATTTATGGTCGATGCATAGCAAAGTCAACAGGCTAGGTCAAACGATCGTTGACAATGCTAACAAAAAAGAAGATGAAAAGAAAAAGAGAATGCGTTCTCTTGGAGCTTTGAACCGTCTAGCAGCTGCTTCACTTGCAGTTGTTATTGCTATGCGCTATCCTGATACATTTAACGTAATAGCCGTGATAATAGGATTAATGACAAACCATTTCGTCATTATGATAGATTTTCTTTTTCAATCCATTAGGAAAAACTGA